A genomic window from Xenorhabdus cabanillasii includes:
- the lpxA gene encoding acyl-ACP--UDP-N-acetylglucosamine O-acyltransferase, giving the protein MIDLTATIHPSSIVEEGAVIGANVHIGPFCYIGSQVEIGEGTELKSHVVINGITKIGRDNQIYQFASIGEANQDLKYQGEPTRVEIGDRNRIRESVSIHRGTVQGGGVTKVGSDNLLMINAHIAHDCIVGDRCIIANNGTLGGHVILGDYVIIGGMTAVHQFCQIGSHVMVGGCSGVAQDVPPYVIAQGNHATPFGLNIEGLKRRGFDKESLHAIRNVYKELYRSGKTLEEARKEIEIQAANNPHVKVFSDFLASSAKSSRGIIR; this is encoded by the coding sequence ATGATTGATCTGACTGCTACTATCCACCCTTCTTCTATTGTTGAAGAAGGCGCTGTTATTGGTGCCAATGTTCACATTGGCCCATTTTGTTATATCGGTTCGCAAGTAGAAATTGGTGAAGGGACTGAACTGAAATCCCATGTTGTGATCAACGGGATAACTAAGATTGGTCGTGATAACCAGATCTATCAATTTGCGTCAATTGGTGAAGCCAATCAGGACCTTAAATATCAGGGTGAACCCACTCGTGTTGAAATCGGTGATCGTAACCGTATCCGCGAAAGCGTGTCGATTCACCGTGGCACTGTCCAGGGCGGCGGTGTAACCAAAGTTGGCAGTGATAATTTGCTGATGATTAATGCCCATATTGCTCATGACTGTATTGTCGGTGATCGTTGTATCATTGCTAATAATGGTACGTTGGGGGGGCATGTTATTCTTGGCGATTACGTGATTATCGGTGGAATGACGGCAGTTCATCAATTTTGTCAGATTGGTTCCCATGTTATGGTGGGTGGTTGTTCCGGCGTTGCTCAGGACGTGCCTCCTTACGTTATTGCACAGGGTAACCATGCCACGCCTTTCGGTTTGAATATTGAAGGTCTGAAACGTCGTGGATTTGATAAAGAATCGCTGCACGCTATTCGTAATGTGTATAAGGAACTTTATCGCAGTGGAAAAACCTTAGAAGAAGCCAGAAAAGAGATTGAAATTCAGGCTGCAAATAACCCACATGTGAAAGTATTCAGTGATTTTCTGGCGAGTTCAGCAAAATCCAGCCGTGGCATCATTCGTTAA
- the lpxB gene encoding lipid-A-disaccharide synthase: protein MKDTPLTTFSSANKQRPLIIGLVAGETSGDILGAGLIRALKAKIPDARFVGVAGPLMQAEGCEVWYEMEELAVMGIVEVLGRLSRLLEIRKDLTTRFTELKPDVFIGIDAPDFNITLEGRLKQQGIRTIHYVSPSVWAWRQKRVFKIGRATDLVLAFLPFEKAFYDRFNVPCRFIGHTMADAMPLQTDKTAARETLDIPLNARCLALLPGSRHAEVEMLSADFLRTVQLLRKHLPDLHVLVPLVNAKRCEQFQRIKDEIAPELSIHLLDGKAREAMIASDATLLASGTAALECMLAKCPMVVGYRMRPFTFWLAKRLVKTPYVSLPNLLAGKELVKELLQDECEPEALSEALLPLLLGGAEVEALKQTFLHLHESIRCDADEQAAQAVLELARR, encoded by the coding sequence ATGAAGGACACTCCTTTGACTACCTTTTCTTCTGCCAATAAGCAGCGTCCACTGATAATTGGCTTAGTCGCCGGAGAAACATCCGGTGATATCCTTGGTGCGGGGCTGATCCGTGCATTGAAAGCTAAAATCCCTGATGCCCGTTTTGTGGGTGTTGCTGGTCCTCTTATGCAAGCCGAAGGTTGTGAAGTCTGGTATGAGATGGAAGAACTGGCTGTTATGGGGATCGTTGAGGTTTTAGGGCGTTTGTCCCGTTTGTTGGAAATTCGTAAAGATTTAACGACGCGTTTTACTGAGTTGAAACCAGATGTCTTTATTGGCATCGATGCTCCTGATTTCAATATCACTTTGGAAGGTCGGCTGAAACAGCAGGGGATCAGAACTATCCACTACGTCAGCCCATCGGTATGGGCATGGCGTCAGAAACGGGTGTTCAAAATTGGTCGTGCGACAGATCTGGTACTGGCATTTTTGCCGTTTGAAAAAGCGTTCTATGATCGATTTAATGTTCCGTGCCGGTTTATTGGTCACACAATGGCAGACGCAATGCCGCTGCAAACTGATAAAACTGCCGCCAGGGAAACGTTAGATATTCCATTAAATGCTCGTTGTCTGGCGCTTTTGCCGGGTAGCCGCCATGCCGAAGTAGAAATGCTGAGTGCCGATTTTCTCAGAACTGTACAATTGCTAAGGAAGCATTTGCCTGATTTGCATGTATTGGTTCCATTAGTAAATGCCAAACGGTGTGAGCAATTCCAGCGTATAAAAGATGAAATTGCACCGGAATTATCCATTCATTTATTAGATGGTAAAGCCCGTGAAGCCATGATTGCCAGCGATGCAACTTTACTGGCATCTGGTACAGCAGCACTGGAATGTATGCTGGCTAAATGCCCAATGGTAGTGGGCTATAGAATGAGACCTTTTACATTCTGGTTGGCAAAGCGTTTGGTGAAAACACCCTATGTCTCCCTGCCTAATTTGTTGGCAGGTAAAGAGCTGGTTAAAGAGTTACTACAGGATGAATGCGAGCCAGAAGCGCTGTCAGAGGCATTGCTGCCGCTCTTGCTGGGTGGTGCTGAGGTGGAAGCGTTGAAGCAGACCTTCCTGCATTTACATGAAAGTATTCGTTGTGATGCTGATGAGCAGGCGGCACAGGCGGTACTGGAGTTAGCGAGAAGATAA
- the rnhB gene encoding ribonuclease HII, with protein MNFVYPQANLIAGVDEVGRGPLVGAVVTAAVILDPANPITGLMDSKKLTEKRREALYLEIKEKALCWSLGRAEPEEIDQLNILHATMLAMQRAVAGLAIQPDYVLIDGNRCPVLSMPAQPVVKGDSLVAEISAASILAKVTRDREMTELDKQFPEYGFAKHKGYPTVLHLEKLSLLGATEHHRRSFAPVKRALTLG; from the coding sequence ATGAATTTTGTTTATCCTCAGGCGAATTTGATTGCCGGTGTTGATGAAGTTGGGCGTGGTCCGCTGGTAGGTGCAGTGGTTACTGCGGCAGTTATTCTTGATCCCGCCAACCCCATTACAGGCTTGATGGATTCGAAAAAACTGACAGAAAAACGTCGTGAAGCGCTTTATCTGGAAATCAAAGAAAAAGCGTTGTGTTGGAGTCTTGGGCGCGCTGAGCCAGAAGAAATTGACCAGCTCAATATCCTTCATGCCACAATGCTTGCTATGCAGCGGGCTGTTGCAGGTCTGGCTATCCAGCCTGATTATGTTTTGATTGATGGAAATCGTTGCCCTGTATTGTCGATGCCAGCACAGCCGGTAGTAAAAGGAGATAGCTTGGTAGCGGAGATCAGTGCCGCTTCTATTCTGGCAAAAGTAACACGAGATCGGGAAATGACTGAACTGGACAAACAGTTCCCTGAGTACGGTTTTGCGAAACACAAAGGTTATCCCACCGTCCTGCATTTGGAAAAATTGTCTCTGTTGGGGGCGACGGAACACCATCGTAGAAGTTTTGCGCCAGTCAAACGTGCGCTGACTCTTGGATAA